The genome window ACGGAAAAGCACGTTGGGGAAAGCAAGACTCAGGGGACATCAGATAGGGGAAGGAGGGCGGGCATGACTGACGACCACGAGTACCAAGACGGACTGGAGCGCCAGGTCGAGCACAAGAACGAGCAGAAGAACGAGCACAAGGATGTGGACGATCATGCCTCAGGGACCGCCCCACTCCCTTCTCTGAACTCTCTGGACGAGCTGCCGCTCGGTCACCTGACGGCCTTGCTGCAGGAGGCCACCCGAGCCGTGGTGCATCGCCTGTCCGGCCCCGACGCCTTGCGCGAGTTCACCGCCATGGCTGTCCCCGAGGACAGCGGCGGTCGGGACTGGGGAGCCATGCTGTCCTCCCTTCCCGACGAGCCGGATTCGGACGCGGCACCAGGGCTGGCTGTTGCCTCTGTCCCTGACCCGAACCCTGTCCTGCCCCCTGTCCTGACCGGGGATGCCTCCACTCATGCCGACGCTGTCACCCTCCCGGTGCTGCACCAGGTCCTGGAGACCGTCGGGCGATCCGTTGCGACGGCCCAGATGACCTTGACGGGCCACACGGTGGAGGCCTTCGACAATCCACCAGAACGCCGTCGCCTTCTCGGACTCCCTCAAGGGAAGACCGCCTTCCGAGATGCCACCGATTACCTCAAGCTCGCCCTGCGGATCGACGGGACCGAAGCTCGGCGCCGGACGCGTTGGGCGGCTTCCCTTCGGCCGACCCGCGCGCTGACCGGTGAGTCCCTGCCTCCCGCCCTCCCCCTGCTGTCCGCCGCCGTCCACGAAGGGAAGTTGGACCGTGCCGCCGTGGACGTCATCACCACGGCCTTGGACAACGTCCGGCAGATGGCCCGTCGCGTGGAGGCCGACCCACAGACCGTCTCCGACCTTCTGGATGACGGCGAGGAACGCCTGGTGGCGCAGGCCGAGTCCGTGGACCCGGGCACTCTGCGCAAAGTCGCGGCCCATTGGCTGAGGTGGGTCGAAGCGGCCGTGGATCCCGACGGCTCCGAGCCGAACGACGCCACGCTGCCCCAGTTGCAGGGACTGATCCGCAAGGGGGAGCGCAATGGACTGCACCAGTGGCTGCTCGCGGTCAACGATGAACAGAACGAGTACCTGCTGACGGTGGCGAACGCCGCCACCAATCCCCGTGCGTCCTACCGCGGCCCGTCGATGGAGGGTGCGGAAGGTAGTGCAGCTGGGAGCGAGGGTTTGGATCAGCTGTTGACGGCGGAGGTCCAGTCCGAGGAGGACGGTTCGTTGACGGCGGTCACTGCCGTCGACCCGCGCTCAACCCAGCAGAAACAACTCGACGGGCTGATGGCGTGCATCGCCGGCGGCCTGGCCATGATCGAGTCGGACCAGCTTCCCTCGACGGGCGGCACCCGCCCCCAGGTCTCAGTCCTGATCGACTTCCATACCTTGCTGGGCGATCTGCAGAAGGCCGGCACGGTCACCGCTGAAGACCTCCTCCAGTTCGAGTCCTCAGCAACCTTCACCGGTCCGATCCATCCCGGCACGATCCGGGCCATGGCCTGTGATGCGGACATCCTGCCGGTGGTGCTCGGGTCGAGCGGCGAGGTGCTCGACGTCGGCCGCGCGCAGCGACTCTTCCCCGCCCGGCTCCGGCAGGCGGTCGCTGCCCGCGATGGAGGGTGCGCCGCACCCGGTTGCTGGATCCCGGCGCCGTGGTGTGACGTGCACCATGTCGAACACTGGGAACACGGCGGACCCACCTCTGTCGACAACGGGGTCCTACTCTGCAACCACCATCATCACGCCGTCCACGCCGGCGCATGGGACATCGACATGGACTCCGGCCGGCCGTGGTTCATACCGGCTCCCTATCTGGATCCACGTCGACAACCACAGCGCAATCGGTTCTGGCGGAGATAGACCCATGGATCTCGGCCATCAGTTACACCACGGTTCGACGCGCCCGTGTCCCAGCGGCGCGGAAGGCCAACGCACGGGGATCGGAGTCGACGTCGGGGTATTCGACGTGTTCCAGGACCAAGGCGTGCGGCGGTGCGAGCCGCGTCTGCGAGTCACGGACCATGGCCTCCAGACGTTCGCTGACCCAGCCGGCAGGATGTCGCCCCTCCCCCACCTGAACGACGGCTGCCACGAGGGCACGGACCATGTTGTGACAGAACGCGTCGGCCTGCAGGTAGGCGGTGATCAGTCCGGATTGCCCGTCGCGGATGAAACCGAAGTCCTGCAGTTCACGGATGGTCGTGGCGCCCTCCCGCGGCTTGCAGAAGGTCAAGAAGTCGTGGAGACCGAGCACGGCTTTCGCTTCGGCGTCCATCAATTCGGCATCCAGCGGTTCCCTGTGCCAGTACGTGGATCGACGGTTCAGCGGGTCTCGCGTCTCAGAGGAGTCGCTGATGGCGTATCGGTACGAGCGCCACAACGCCGAGAACCGCGCATCAAACC of Citricoccus sp. K5 contains these proteins:
- a CDS encoding HNH endonuclease signature motif containing protein, encoding MTDDHEYQDGLERQVEHKNEQKNEHKDVDDHASGTAPLPSLNSLDELPLGHLTALLQEATRAVVHRLSGPDALREFTAMAVPEDSGGRDWGAMLSSLPDEPDSDAAPGLAVASVPDPNPVLPPVLTGDASTHADAVTLPVLHQVLETVGRSVATAQMTLTGHTVEAFDNPPERRRLLGLPQGKTAFRDATDYLKLALRIDGTEARRRTRWAASLRPTRALTGESLPPALPLLSAAVHEGKLDRAAVDVITTALDNVRQMARRVEADPQTVSDLLDDGEERLVAQAESVDPGTLRKVAAHWLRWVEAAVDPDGSEPNDATLPQLQGLIRKGERNGLHQWLLAVNDEQNEYLLTVANAATNPRASYRGPSMEGAEGSAAGSEGLDQLLTAEVQSEEDGSLTAVTAVDPRSTQQKQLDGLMACIAGGLAMIESDQLPSTGGTRPQVSVLIDFHTLLGDLQKAGTVTAEDLLQFESSATFTGPIHPGTIRAMACDADILPVVLGSSGEVLDVGRAQRLFPARLRQAVAARDGGCAAPGCWIPAPWCDVHHVEHWEHGGPTSVDNGVLLCNHHHHAVHAGAWDIDMDSGRPWFIPAPYLDPRRQPQRNRFWRR
- the truA gene encoding tRNA pseudouridine(38-40) synthase TruA, which produces MIPMPTPSDPALVRVRMDLAYDGTDYKGWATQPGLPTVQGALEDGLAMIIRRPVRTVVAGRTDAGVHARGQVVHFDLTEAEWNAVTRNPDEAGPASTLVRRLSGALSRERGALVVTGASLAPEGFDARFSALWRSYRYAISDSSETRDPLNRRSTYWHREPLDAELMDAEAKAVLGLHDFLTFCKPREGATTIRELQDFGFIRDGQSGLITAYLQADAFCHNMVRALVAAVVQVGEGRHPAGWVSERLEAMVRDSQTRLAPPHALVLEHVEYPDVDSDPRALAFRAAGTRARRTVV